One part of the Salinimonas iocasae genome encodes these proteins:
- a CDS encoding retropepsin-like aspartic protease family protein, with protein sequence MSKWRWVIISLLIVSVSGNVFLLYTLADLKKADSENLQTPLSSLPAAQPAKGDSTSIGAKAETTANRPATMKVFISQLLAQADYEQARYHLQNALKQQPRDAELLLLEAELLKRTAPLSDVALHYFDMLDMSLAHAVQQKVSVLLHELVNDAIDHLSQTESWTALAVFTEPLFQYAPGNRQFTVALATAYAEQQKLGLMEATLAALPPDDPAHNEFASKYYSEPEPEQALTEPGSLPFDESAPRIALLPRGNHYLVPLSVNGNALSLLLDTGASQSALSADVFNRIRNNMSYQFLGNFTISTASGLSQAALIEVESVSLDIFHLKNVKMFVLPDAAKPNADGLLGMNILGQFTFFIDQRSNALHLQKDH encoded by the coding sequence ATGAGTAAATGGCGTTGGGTTATCATCAGCTTGTTGATTGTCTCGGTAAGCGGCAATGTTTTTCTGCTTTACACGCTTGCTGACTTAAAAAAAGCTGACTCAGAAAACCTGCAAACGCCACTCTCCTCTTTACCCGCTGCGCAACCAGCAAAAGGCGACAGCACCTCAATCGGCGCTAAAGCAGAGACGACAGCAAACCGTCCTGCCACCATGAAAGTGTTTATTTCGCAACTTTTAGCGCAGGCTGATTATGAGCAGGCCCGGTATCACCTGCAAAACGCACTCAAGCAGCAGCCCCGTGATGCTGAACTACTGCTTCTGGAAGCTGAACTTTTGAAAAGAACCGCGCCCCTGAGTGATGTGGCGCTGCATTATTTCGATATGCTTGATATGTCATTAGCGCACGCTGTTCAACAAAAAGTCAGCGTGCTTTTGCATGAGCTGGTTAATGATGCTATCGACCACCTTTCACAAACAGAAAGCTGGACGGCTCTGGCAGTGTTTACCGAGCCGCTCTTTCAGTATGCGCCTGGTAATCGGCAATTCACTGTAGCGTTAGCCACAGCCTATGCCGAACAACAAAAATTAGGGTTAATGGAAGCAACCCTCGCAGCTTTGCCTCCTGATGATCCGGCGCATAATGAATTCGCGTCTAAATATTATTCCGAGCCTGAACCCGAGCAAGCGCTGACCGAACCTGGTTCGTTACCCTTCGATGAGTCTGCCCCGCGCATTGCGTTACTTCCCCGGGGGAACCATTATCTGGTTCCCCTAAGCGTAAACGGCAACGCATTATCGTTGCTACTGGATACGGGTGCATCGCAAAGCGCATTGTCAGCTGATGTATTTAATCGAATCAGAAACAATATGTCCTATCAGTTTTTAGGGAATTTCACCATTTCAACGGCGTCGGGTTTGAGTCAGGCTGCGCTTATTGAGGTAGAGTCAGTGTCGCTTGATATATTTCATTTAAAAAACGTTAAAATGTTCGTGCTTCCCGATGCTGCTAAACCCAACGCCGATGGCTTGTTAGGCATGAATATTCTCGGCCAGTTTACATTTTTTATCGACCAGCGGTCGAACGCCCTCCACCTGCAAAAAGATCATTAA
- a CDS encoding FlgO family outer membrane protein: protein MKLQHYALGALSLVLTACTTTEEPDETASQTPDESGSMQIIDVQDADRRSAPLPADYNGDETDSFGAVGQPRIYSSVQGAYKGRPLTRHVGDYVKNLTQDLISNMEYVTAKTPVAVTNFALLDSDLQKTNLLGQQMAESFVHELHKFRIPVLDYKATDYIRVTKQGDFLLSRDYLDLNSSLPIEYVLTGTMAKHQGGVMVNARILGIESRAVVASAQMLIPFYVVDALIPSDGAEKPGTRDGVKLTQG from the coding sequence ATGAAGTTGCAACATTACGCGCTCGGTGCATTGTCACTGGTGCTCACGGCCTGTACTACCACGGAAGAGCCGGACGAGACAGCCAGCCAAACGCCTGATGAAAGTGGTTCGATGCAAATCATTGATGTACAGGATGCCGATCGCCGCAGCGCGCCTTTGCCGGCCGATTATAACGGCGATGAAACTGACAGTTTTGGTGCTGTTGGTCAGCCCCGGATATATTCCAGTGTGCAGGGGGCTTATAAAGGCCGGCCTCTTACCCGCCATGTCGGAGACTATGTCAAAAACCTGACGCAGGATTTGATTTCCAATATGGAGTACGTTACCGCCAAAACCCCTGTAGCCGTCACCAATTTTGCTTTGCTTGACTCTGATCTTCAGAAAACCAACTTATTAGGGCAGCAAATGGCAGAATCGTTTGTACATGAGCTGCACAAGTTCAGGATTCCTGTTCTTGATTACAAAGCTACCGACTATATCCGGGTAACCAAACAGGGCGATTTTTTGTTATCCCGCGATTATCTGGACCTTAACTCCAGTCTGCCGATTGAGTATGTGTTAACTGGCACCATGGCTAAACATCAGGGCGGTGTGATGGTTAATGCGCGGATACTGGGAATTGAGTCGCGGGCAGTTGTCGCCAGCGCGCAAATGCTGATCCCCTTCTATGTGGTTGATGCACTTATTCCCAGTGATGGTGCAGAAAAGCCAGGAACGCGGGACGGCGTTAAGCTGACACAAGGGTAA
- a CDS encoding ATP-NAD kinase family protein → MKTKTSFRLGVVVNPYAGIGGAVALKGSDGAAIREKALAQGAEQQAADKMSRALAQLQGADNLIIYTASGAMGMDSCEQAGLSADVVYTPQTAQTEAEHTQQAVRAIVEKGIDLLLFAGGDGTARNVFDELGATQVVLGVPAGVKIHSGVYAVTPSAAGKVALKMAQGQLVSEFDAEVRDIDEDAFRQGNVTAKYYGEMRVPRELEYIQAVKMGGKEHEELVLDDIADYVSEMIEQDDETLYVMGSGSTVAAIMDALNLDNTLLGVDVIRDRRIIASDVSAKTLLEITDGQPVKLVITLIGGQGHILGRGNQQLSPAFIKRLGKQNMLIVATKQKLQALEGRPLRLDSGDDALDETLSGSVQIITGYQDKVLYPAV, encoded by the coding sequence ATGAAAACCAAAACAAGCTTCAGGCTGGGCGTCGTGGTTAACCCTTATGCCGGTATTGGTGGTGCGGTAGCACTTAAAGGCAGTGACGGTGCCGCTATTCGTGAAAAGGCGCTGGCGCAGGGAGCAGAGCAACAGGCGGCAGATAAGATGAGCCGTGCATTAGCCCAGCTTCAGGGCGCTGACAACCTTATAATTTACACAGCCTCCGGCGCGATGGGCATGGACAGCTGTGAGCAAGCCGGCCTGTCTGCTGACGTGGTCTACACACCACAAACAGCGCAGACCGAGGCGGAGCACACGCAGCAGGCTGTGAGGGCGATAGTGGAAAAAGGCATCGATTTATTACTGTTTGCCGGTGGCGATGGCACCGCGCGTAACGTATTTGATGAGTTAGGTGCAACGCAAGTCGTTTTAGGAGTGCCTGCCGGGGTGAAAATACATTCTGGTGTATACGCTGTAACGCCGTCAGCGGCCGGAAAGGTCGCTCTGAAAATGGCGCAGGGCCAGCTGGTCAGTGAGTTTGATGCAGAGGTGCGCGATATTGACGAGGATGCATTCAGACAGGGCAACGTTACTGCAAAGTACTATGGCGAGATGCGAGTCCCTAGAGAGCTGGAGTATATTCAGGCGGTCAAAATGGGCGGCAAGGAACATGAAGAACTGGTTCTGGATGATATTGCCGACTACGTAAGTGAAATGATTGAGCAGGATGATGAGACGCTTTATGTCATGGGGTCGGGCTCAACGGTTGCGGCGATTATGGACGCGCTCAATTTAGATAACACCCTGCTGGGCGTAGATGTGATCCGCGATAGGCGTATTATCGCCAGTGATGTCAGCGCCAAAACATTGCTGGAGATTACCGACGGGCAGCCTGTAAAACTGGTTATCACACTTATTGGCGGACAGGGGCATATTCTGGGGCGCGGCAATCAACAGCTCAGCCCTGCATTTATAAAACGCCTGGGAAAACAAAATATGCTGATCGTGGCTACGAAGCAGAAACTTCAGGCCCTTGAAGGCAGGCCATTGCGACTCGATTCAGGCGACGATGCATTGGATGAGACGCTAAGTGGCAGTGTCCAGATTATTACAGGTTATCAGGATAAAGTATTATATCCGGCAGTATAG
- a CDS encoding FlgO family outer membrane protein has translation MKLLITRSVFWVLVVAGMTACAAGPAEPDKESHVTAQTPSAQPVGQSLGNIEYQTYLLANELFASLKPAQHLRYAVAGFVPVTSLQYDSQSQSPLMLLGHQLEQGLMTEATKRGFTTQEFKLSNDIVIGQHSDRVLSRNIENLSAPERIDFYITGTLVHQQGGAVVNARVIEARTKDVVAAATRFFPSGLFWDEEQVTTRQGRLYRMQDKG, from the coding sequence ATGAAACTACTTATTACACGCAGCGTTTTTTGGGTGCTTGTTGTGGCAGGAATGACTGCCTGTGCAGCGGGCCCGGCCGAGCCAGACAAAGAGTCACACGTCACCGCTCAAACACCCTCAGCGCAGCCGGTTGGCCAGTCGCTGGGCAATATTGAATATCAGACCTACCTGCTGGCCAATGAACTGTTCGCCAGCCTTAAACCTGCTCAACACCTGCGCTACGCGGTAGCCGGTTTTGTACCCGTGACTTCTTTGCAATATGACAGCCAGAGCCAGTCACCTTTAATGTTACTGGGGCACCAGTTAGAGCAGGGCCTGATGACCGAGGCCACGAAGCGCGGATTTACAACTCAAGAGTTTAAGCTTTCGAACGATATAGTAATAGGGCAGCATAGTGATCGTGTGTTATCTCGCAATATCGAGAATCTGTCTGCACCTGAAAGAATCGATTTTTATATTACCGGAACACTGGTTCATCAACAGGGTGGCGCAGTCGTGAATGCGCGCGTCATTGAAGCCAGAACCAAAGATGTGGTTGCCGCAGCGACCCGTTTTTTTCCTTCGGGGTTGTTCTGGGACGAAGAGCAGGTTACTACCCGTCAGGGGCGTTTGTACCGCATGCAGGATAAGGGGTAA
- a CDS encoding 4-phosphoerythronate dehydrogenase yields MKILYEDTIPRGYDYFSSLGEAVSYNAATVTSDDVASCDYLAVRSTTPVNEELLSNAENLHCVATATAGSNHIDKHYLEERDIAWRDAGGCNAVAVAEYVLSVLLIAHRDKKLDLSRIRVGIVGAGHVGTSLANLLGALDIAYVLNDPPRQEAGDRRHFVDFSEILSCDVISLHVPFVKEGVHKTHHLIDAAVLKSLGAGNLLINACRGEVINEEALLQRFDNESAPTVVLDVFDNEPNINTGLLRHLWLATGHIAGHSIEGKLRGTQLVYEHFCELAKKPVKLDMDDFLAAPQPISFMPRDPSMEALNWDEISSLLLSIYDVTIDDKDFRNAMQAGESFSAYRKQYRVRREFNAFTIALSGVVSEGILRQLTGLGFTIETL; encoded by the coding sequence ATGAAAATTCTTTACGAAGACACTATCCCGCGCGGCTATGATTATTTCTCTTCGCTGGGAGAGGCCGTTTCTTACAATGCTGCTACCGTTACCTCTGATGATGTTGCTTCGTGCGACTATCTGGCAGTGCGTTCCACCACCCCGGTGAATGAAGAATTGCTGAGCAATGCAGAAAATCTACATTGTGTGGCAACCGCAACGGCAGGCTCCAATCATATTGATAAGCACTATCTGGAAGAGCGAGACATAGCGTGGCGTGATGCGGGTGGGTGCAATGCAGTTGCAGTGGCAGAGTATGTGTTAAGTGTGCTGCTGATTGCCCATCGTGACAAAAAGCTGGACTTGAGCCGAATTCGGGTGGGTATTGTGGGCGCTGGTCACGTCGGCACAAGCCTGGCCAACCTGCTGGGGGCGCTTGATATTGCCTACGTACTGAATGATCCGCCCCGGCAGGAAGCCGGAGATCGCAGGCACTTTGTTGATTTTAGCGAGATATTGTCTTGTGATGTTATCTCTTTGCATGTTCCGTTTGTCAAAGAGGGTGTCCATAAGACCCATCATCTGATTGATGCGGCTGTGCTTAAGTCGCTGGGCGCTGGTAACTTACTAATCAACGCCTGTCGCGGTGAGGTGATTAACGAAGAGGCGCTTTTACAACGGTTTGACAATGAGTCCGCACCTACCGTAGTGCTGGATGTATTTGATAATGAACCCAATATAAATACCGGTTTGCTCCGACATCTTTGGTTGGCAACCGGTCATATAGCCGGTCATTCAATCGAAGGCAAGTTGCGGGGTACGCAACTGGTGTACGAGCACTTTTGTGAGCTGGCGAAAAAGCCTGTAAAATTAGACATGGATGACTTTTTGGCAGCCCCGCAGCCCATTTCGTTTATGCCTCGTGATCCGTCAATGGAAGCACTGAACTGGGATGAAATCTCATCGCTGCTCTTGTCGATTTACGATGTAACAATTGATGATAAGGACTTTCGTAATGCTATGCAGGCTGGTGAGTCCTTTTCCGCGTACCGAAAGCAGTACCGGGTCCGGCGAGAGTTTAACGCTTTTACGATTGCGCTGAGCGGTGTTGTGTCTGAAGGCATTCTGCGTCAGCTTACTGGTTTAGGCTTTACCATAGAAACGTTATAA
- the fabB gene encoding beta-ketoacyl-ACP synthase I has translation MKRAVITGLGIVSSIGTNKDDVLASLKAGKSGISFSEQFAEMGLRSQVWGAIDIDLKEHIDRKAMRFMGDAAAYAYVAMQQAIADSGLEEKDISNERTGIIAGSGGASSENQVLSADILREKGVKRVGPYMVPRCMASTVSACLATPFKIKGVNYSIASACATSAHCIGNALELIQLGKQDVVFAGGGEELHWSLSSQFDAMGALSTKYNDNPAVASRTYDAGRDGFVSSGGGGMVVVEELEHALARGATIYGEVVGYGATSDGFDMVAPSGEGAIRCMQMAMQNVSGKIDYLNTHGTSTPVGDVKELAAIKEVFANQQVPISATKSLTGHALGAAGVNEAIYSLLMMQNDFIAPSINIDELDEQAEGLDIVTQAREAELNTIMSNSFGFGGTNATLVMQRYK, from the coding sequence ATGAAAAGAGCAGTTATTACCGGGCTTGGTATTGTTTCAAGTATCGGTACCAACAAAGATGACGTGCTGGCTTCTTTGAAAGCGGGCAAGTCAGGAATTTCGTTTTCTGAACAATTCGCCGAAATGGGCCTGAGAAGTCAGGTGTGGGGCGCAATTGATATTGATTTAAAAGAGCATATTGACCGTAAGGCAATGCGCTTTATGGGGGATGCCGCCGCGTATGCATACGTCGCTATGCAACAGGCAATTGCCGATTCGGGCCTGGAAGAAAAAGATATTTCTAATGAGCGTACGGGTATTATAGCCGGCTCCGGCGGTGCCTCATCAGAAAATCAGGTTTTATCGGCCGACATTTTGCGCGAAAAGGGCGTAAAGCGGGTAGGTCCCTACATGGTGCCACGTTGCATGGCATCAACGGTTTCTGCCTGTCTGGCAACGCCGTTCAAAATTAAAGGCGTAAACTATTCGATTGCCTCTGCCTGTGCGACCAGTGCGCACTGTATTGGTAACGCGCTTGAGCTTATCCAGTTAGGTAAACAGGATGTGGTTTTCGCCGGTGGTGGTGAGGAACTGCACTGGTCACTGTCCAGTCAGTTTGATGCGATGGGCGCATTATCTACTAAATACAATGATAACCCTGCTGTGGCATCACGTACCTATGATGCCGGGCGTGATGGCTTCGTCAGCTCTGGCGGTGGCGGTATGGTGGTCGTAGAAGAGCTGGAACATGCTCTGGCCCGCGGTGCTACTATTTATGGTGAGGTCGTTGGCTATGGTGCAACGTCAGATGGCTTCGACATGGTAGCTCCGTCCGGCGAAGGTGCTATTCGCTGTATGCAGATGGCGATGCAGAATGTCAGTGGCAAAATCGATTACCTGAATACCCACGGTACCTCAACGCCCGTTGGTGATGTTAAGGAACTGGCTGCAATTAAAGAAGTCTTTGCAAATCAGCAGGTGCCGATCAGTGCGACTAAATCACTGACCGGACATGCGCTGGGTGCAGCAGGTGTTAACGAGGCGATATACAGCCTGCTAATGATGCAGAATGATTTTATCGCACCATCGATTAATATTGATGAGCTGGATGAACAGGCAGAAGGACTGGATATTGTTACCCAGGCCCGTGAAGCAGAACTGAATACGATTATGTCAAACAGTTTTGGTTTCGGTGGTACCAATGCCACGCTGGTAATGCAGCGCTACAAGTAG
- a CDS encoding elongation factor P hydroxylase, with protein sequence MNNSASDYEDDEALPTLIAIFDAEFHDEFNTRLIRGEDEPVYLPADEKTRYHQIVFAHGFFSSALHEIAHWCVAGPKRRLLEDYGYWYCPDGRNEAQQKQFEQVEVKPQAIEWAFTLAAGRQFSVSTDNLDGAEPDREGFTRAVKAQLTTYLNQGFPPRAQRFIAALNKAFDTPALSHSSISGEAA encoded by the coding sequence TTGAACAATAGCGCCAGTGACTACGAAGATGATGAAGCACTTCCTACGTTAATCGCCATCTTCGACGCTGAATTCCATGATGAATTTAATACCCGGCTTATACGGGGGGAGGACGAGCCGGTGTATCTGCCTGCAGATGAAAAGACCCGGTATCATCAAATTGTTTTTGCGCACGGTTTTTTCTCCAGCGCATTACATGAAATTGCGCACTGGTGTGTAGCAGGCCCAAAACGGCGTTTGCTGGAGGATTATGGCTATTGGTACTGTCCGGATGGTCGTAACGAAGCCCAGCAAAAGCAGTTTGAGCAGGTGGAAGTCAAACCGCAGGCTATCGAGTGGGCTTTTACTCTGGCTGCGGGCAGACAATTTTCCGTCAGCACTGATAACCTTGATGGCGCTGAGCCTGACAGGGAAGGGTTTACCCGGGCGGTTAAAGCGCAGTTGACGACCTACCTGAATCAGGGTTTTCCTCCTCGTGCACAGCGCTTCATCGCTGCCTTAAATAAAGCATTTGATACACCTGCCTTATCGCATTCGAGTATCTCAGGAGAAGCCGCATGA
- the mnmC gene encoding bifunctional tRNA (5-methylaminomethyl-2-thiouridine)(34)-methyltransferase MnmD/FAD-dependent 5-carboxymethylaminomethyl-2-thiouridine(34) oxidoreductase MnmC, with the protein MKTDHAKVHFNEQGTPVADDFDDVYFSNDSGIDETMHVFMAANQLPARWETHKLSHFVIAETGFGTGLNCLVAMQAFATFRQNNPHHPLKRLYLISTEKFPLQKADLQVALSHFKQVSQPAEALLSQYPCALAGCHRLQLDSFSTTLDIWMGDIHASLPQWHAPESGLVDAWFLDGFAPSKNPDMWTDALFSQMARLSKVSTTLATFTAAGFVKRGLQEAGFEIQKVKGFGRKRDMLAGHYAGCKQQDKSRFPRDWPYLRYLCEPLTPQHHVAVVGGGLAGAACALALVNRGIKVTLLTQNATLADGASGNPQGGFYPQLHSQPSPASQIQAHSFLYAKRAYQRLSHQAPYPCQWCGVLQMDFTDEVAVRHQKLTDNQYWPGALVRNVDAEQASEIAGIPLQCGGLFISEGGWISPPELVASMVEQAKETGLLEVLTDHVVSHIDSNDAATLHIDKQQKTLTYDHVVLATGADSINTLLNDLLPLRPVRGQVEAMPASSATLSNLQTVLCHKGYLTPQMLGRQAMGSTYVKEDMTTEVRASETQQNIDTHKKALSNQSWVEEIQTDGVARAATRLGLPDHQVACGSLPTTLDQQPVWQELAKGKQLSAMPAPKTSHIHLLTGLGSRGLTTAPLMADVLASQLCHQPLPLAESLLQATSPQRFIIRNTIRNRSQD; encoded by the coding sequence GTGAAAACTGATCACGCAAAAGTACACTTTAATGAACAGGGCACACCTGTAGCCGATGACTTCGACGACGTTTATTTTTCCAACGACAGCGGCATTGACGAAACGATGCATGTTTTTATGGCAGCGAACCAGTTGCCGGCGCGCTGGGAAACGCACAAACTGTCTCATTTTGTTATTGCAGAAACCGGATTTGGCACAGGCCTTAACTGCCTTGTGGCCATGCAGGCTTTTGCAACATTTCGCCAGAATAATCCGCATCATCCGTTAAAGCGTCTTTATTTAATCAGCACAGAAAAGTTCCCGCTGCAAAAGGCAGATTTGCAGGTCGCGCTTTCCCATTTCAAACAGGTCTCTCAACCTGCAGAAGCGTTACTTTCTCAATACCCTTGCGCGCTGGCAGGTTGCCACCGACTACAGCTGGACAGCTTTTCAACGACACTGGATATTTGGATGGGCGATATCCATGCCTCTTTACCACAATGGCATGCGCCAGAATCAGGACTGGTTGACGCCTGGTTTCTGGATGGTTTTGCGCCAAGCAAAAACCCGGATATGTGGACAGATGCGCTATTCAGCCAAATGGCAAGGTTGTCGAAAGTTTCAACTACACTCGCCACATTTACTGCTGCAGGGTTTGTGAAGCGGGGCCTGCAGGAAGCCGGATTTGAAATTCAGAAGGTTAAGGGCTTTGGCCGCAAGCGCGATATGCTTGCCGGGCACTATGCCGGCTGTAAGCAGCAGGACAAGTCACGCTTTCCCCGGGACTGGCCCTACTTACGCTATCTGTGCGAGCCGCTTACACCACAACATCACGTCGCAGTCGTGGGAGGCGGGCTAGCCGGCGCAGCCTGCGCATTGGCACTGGTTAATCGAGGCATCAAAGTAACCTTGTTAACACAGAACGCGACGCTGGCTGATGGTGCCTCAGGTAATCCCCAGGGCGGCTTTTACCCACAGCTTCACTCGCAGCCCAGTCCTGCCAGCCAGATTCAGGCACATAGCTTTTTGTATGCAAAGCGGGCGTATCAACGGTTGTCGCATCAGGCCCCCTACCCCTGCCAGTGGTGTGGTGTGCTTCAAATGGACTTTACCGATGAGGTAGCCGTGCGGCATCAGAAACTGACAGACAACCAATACTGGCCTGGCGCTCTGGTGCGTAATGTTGACGCTGAGCAAGCCAGTGAAATCGCAGGGATACCCCTGCAGTGTGGTGGGCTGTTTATCAGCGAAGGCGGTTGGATAAGCCCGCCTGAGTTGGTTGCCTCAATGGTTGAACAAGCAAAGGAAACCGGGCTTTTGGAAGTGCTTACCGACCATGTAGTCTCTCATATTGACTCGAACGATGCGGCAACGCTACATATCGACAAGCAGCAAAAAACCCTGACTTACGACCATGTTGTGCTGGCGACAGGCGCCGACAGTATCAACACACTGTTAAACGATTTACTGCCCTTAAGGCCAGTCCGTGGCCAGGTTGAAGCAATGCCTGCTTCATCGGCAACGCTGAGTAATCTGCAAACCGTTCTGTGTCATAAAGGGTATTTGACGCCACAGATGCTGGGACGTCAGGCAATGGGGTCGACGTATGTTAAAGAAGATATGACCACTGAGGTGAGGGCCAGTGAGACGCAGCAGAATATTGATACGCATAAGAAAGCGCTAAGCAATCAAAGCTGGGTGGAAGAGATTCAGACAGACGGTGTTGCGCGCGCAGCTACCCGCCTTGGATTACCGGATCATCAGGTTGCCTGCGGCAGTCTGCCGACTACGCTTGACCAGCAACCTGTTTGGCAGGAACTTGCAAAAGGAAAGCAGCTAAGTGCGATGCCGGCGCCAAAAACAAGCCATATTCATCTGTTAACAGGTTTAGGCTCACGCGGGTTGACCACTGCCCCACTGATGGCAGATGTGCTGGCCAGCCAGCTTTGCCACCAGCCTCTTCCACTGGCGGAATCTTTACTACAGGCCACCAGTCCGCAGCGATTTATTATCAGAAATACTATCCGGAATCGCTCGCAGGATTAG
- a CDS encoding FlgO family outer membrane protein, translating to MDRASRLAGLVLIAMLAGCSAIDEQYHAMRAATWDTSKSEPVIIPHEDTGLVYRPDSRDLKARPQSQEQTRYQDPLYVGFYADLTHKSLNDYAGQLAMELMDSASTIRPREKVGVASFVRLNHTLHDTTVLGNQLAEYMLGQLQSYGLAVVDFKLSDDLYVTERGDLVMHRGFQKIAAQSKMDHVLTGTMIETKRGVRINARIVSVEEQSLVASASVDVPAFMVTSLNSVEAGN from the coding sequence ATGGATAGAGCTTCTCGTCTTGCCGGTTTGGTGCTGATAGCAATGTTAGCCGGTTGTAGTGCAATCGATGAACAGTATCATGCTATGCGAGCCGCTACCTGGGATACCTCAAAAAGTGAGCCGGTAATAATTCCTCATGAAGATACCGGTCTTGTCTATAGACCGGACTCGCGTGATTTGAAAGCTCGCCCGCAATCACAGGAGCAAACCCGCTACCAGGACCCGCTGTATGTGGGCTTTTATGCTGATTTAACGCACAAATCACTGAATGATTACGCCGGGCAACTTGCGATGGAACTGATGGATTCTGCCAGTACAATTCGTCCTCGCGAAAAAGTGGGCGTGGCAAGTTTCGTCAGGCTCAATCATACCTTGCACGACACCACGGTACTGGGCAATCAACTGGCTGAATATATGCTCGGGCAGCTGCAAAGTTATGGTCTGGCGGTTGTTGATTTTAAGTTATCTGATGACTTATATGTAACAGAGCGCGGCGACCTGGTGATGCATCGTGGATTTCAGAAAATTGCTGCCCAGTCAAAAATGGACCACGTGCTTACCGGCACCATGATAGAAACCAAACGGGGCGTACGTATAAACGCACGCATCGTGAGTGTGGAAGAGCAGTCACTGGTGGCCAGTGCCAGCGTGGATGTGCCGGCATTTATGGTGACCAGTCTTAACTCAGTTGAAGCGGGTAACTAA
- a CDS encoding acyl-CoA thioesterase, translating to MLNSLASVNHLLLKKRMNNLDWQFDAPYTQTWAIQNAHIDHYNHVNNVAYLSQLESLAWAHTNALGLRFEDYQALDSAMVIHRHELDYILPCHQGDELACSTWITACDGRLHLTRQFQFICLRRFKTVFKAKTEFVCARLSSGAPRRMPQAFKNTYCGAVIPQ from the coding sequence ATGCTAAATTCGTTAGCATCAGTGAATCATTTATTGTTAAAAAAACGCATGAATAATCTGGACTGGCAATTTGATGCGCCTTATACGCAAACGTGGGCGATACAGAATGCGCATATTGATCACTACAATCACGTTAATAATGTTGCGTACCTTTCGCAACTGGAATCGCTGGCGTGGGCGCATACTAACGCGCTGGGTTTACGCTTTGAAGACTATCAGGCGCTGGATAGTGCTATGGTTATTCACCGTCACGAACTTGATTACATACTGCCCTGTCATCAGGGCGATGAACTGGCATGCAGCACCTGGATAACCGCATGCGATGGTCGTCTTCACCTGACCCGCCAATTTCAGTTTATCTGTTTACGGCGTTTTAAAACGGTGTTTAAAGCAAAGACTGAATTTGTTTGTGCCCGATTGTCTTCTGGCGCGCCCAGACGTATGCCCCAGGCATTCAAAAACACCTATTGCGGCGCTGTGATACCCCAATGA
- a CDS encoding YfcL family protein: protein MQPSPLADQSFIDAVMHIENQLDNVVDHGSDDELFIASYLQGHFAVISRPLEMEQNATIDLLDATVKESLQQAFDNNELEADDQKKVTALWQQLVNGARR, encoded by the coding sequence ATGCAGCCCAGTCCTTTGGCTGACCAGTCATTTATCGATGCTGTCATGCACATTGAAAATCAACTGGACAATGTGGTCGATCACGGTAGTGATGATGAGTTATTCATTGCCAGTTATCTGCAGGGGCATTTCGCTGTTATTTCCCGTCCCCTTGAGATGGAGCAAAACGCGACAATTGATTTGTTGGATGCCACCGTAAAAGAGAGTCTTCAGCAGGCTTTTGACAATAATGAATTGGAGGCTGACGACCAGAAAAAAGTCACGGCTCTCTGGCAGCAGCTAGTCAACGGTGCCCGCCGGTAA